A single genomic interval of Bradyrhizobium sp. sBnM-33 harbors:
- a CDS encoding serine hydrolase domain-containing protein — protein sequence MENLKVTAKGYDFKPARAAMQRYIDNNLLSGISWAVMVGRDLVDVNCVGWADKEAQTPLRTDHIFRVFSNTKLITSCAVLLLFEEGKLKLDDAIEKFIPQLGNRKVLRPGATSLDDTEPAKSSITIRQLLSHSSGLSYGFFDPGTAIYKALNERGVHNPITTLAEMVDVLTDLPLIYQPGTSWEYSLATDVLSRLVEVISGQSFDKFIRARILDPLGMVDTGFVVPEKHQGRLVAYYAGADLMEPMKPGLTRTDNSPFPGAYLRPIARLSGGGGLVSTLPDMVALPKPAARRADLAQARDDRVDADQPIARGPVDPFCHDG from the coding sequence ATGGAAAACCTGAAAGTGACCGCCAAAGGTTACGACTTTAAACCGGCACGCGCGGCTATGCAGCGCTATATCGATAACAACCTGCTGTCAGGCATTTCCTGGGCGGTCATGGTCGGGCGCGACCTCGTCGACGTGAATTGCGTCGGCTGGGCCGACAAGGAAGCGCAGACGCCGCTCCGCACCGATCACATCTTCCGCGTTTTCTCCAACACCAAGCTGATCACCTCCTGCGCCGTGCTCTTGCTGTTCGAGGAAGGTAAACTCAAGCTCGACGACGCAATCGAAAAATTCATTCCGCAGCTCGGAAATCGCAAGGTGCTGCGGCCCGGCGCCACCTCGCTTGACGACACCGAACCGGCGAAGAGCTCGATCACCATTCGTCAGTTGCTCAGCCACAGTTCAGGCCTGAGTTACGGCTTCTTCGATCCGGGCACTGCCATCTACAAGGCGCTCAACGAGCGCGGCGTCCATAATCCCATAACGACGCTGGCTGAAATGGTGGACGTGCTGACCGACCTGCCGCTGATCTATCAACCGGGCACGTCGTGGGAATATTCGCTGGCCACCGACGTGCTGTCGCGGCTGGTCGAAGTCATCAGCGGCCAGAGTTTCGACAAGTTCATCCGGGCGCGGATTCTCGACCCGCTCGGCATGGTCGACACCGGCTTCGTCGTGCCGGAAAAGCATCAGGGACGGCTCGTTGCCTATTACGCCGGTGCGGACCTGATGGAGCCGATGAAGCCGGGATTGACCCGAACCGACAACTCGCCCTTCCCCGGCGCCTATCTGCGCCCGATCGCAAGACTGAGCGGCGGCGGCGGTCTGGTCTCAACCCTGCCCGACATGGTCGCGCTTCCGAAGCCTGCTGCCCGGCGGGCCGACCTTGCTCAAGCCCGAGACGATCGCGTTGATGCTGACCAACCAATTGCCCGAGGGCCAGTGGATCCGTTTTGCCATGATGGGTGA
- a CDS encoding TetR/AcrR family transcriptional regulator, which translates to MAPLPAKTAMKERILETADRLFYLQGIRAVGVDTIAAEIGISKRTLYNHFPSKDALISAYLARRFVAPRPSDKSPVEQILGTFDSLERRFSAKDFRGCPFVNAVAELGEDRSVRKVAVEFKESRRLWFRDLLVQLGVAEADALATQLALLVDGSIAQDLVRNDPAMARAAKEAATVLLRNAGVKVGGTSMAAKKRTKKPRHSSIA; encoded by the coding sequence ATGGCTCCCCTGCCCGCCAAAACGGCGATGAAGGAACGGATTCTGGAAACCGCAGATAGGCTGTTCTATCTGCAGGGGATTCGCGCAGTCGGCGTCGATACTATCGCCGCCGAAATCGGCATCAGCAAGCGCACGCTCTACAATCATTTTCCCTCCAAGGATGCGCTTATCTCGGCCTATCTGGCGCGGCGCTTCGTGGCGCCGCGGCCATCAGACAAGTCTCCAGTCGAGCAGATTCTCGGCACTTTCGATTCGCTGGAGCGGCGCTTTTCGGCAAAAGATTTTCGCGGCTGTCCGTTCGTCAACGCAGTCGCAGAACTCGGCGAAGATCGGTCGGTCCGGAAGGTTGCGGTCGAGTTCAAGGAAAGCCGCCGCCTCTGGTTTCGCGACCTGCTGGTGCAGCTCGGCGTCGCGGAAGCGGACGCGCTGGCGACGCAGCTCGCTCTGCTGGTCGACGGCTCGATCGCGCAGGATCTCGTCCGCAACGATCCCGCGATGGCGCGCGCGGCAAAGGAAGCGGCAACGGTGCTGCTCAGGAATGCGGGGGTGAAGGTGGGCGGGACCAGTATGGCCGCGAAGAAAAGGACGAAGAAGCCCCGGCACTCGTCAATTGCATGA